From a single Nicotiana tabacum cultivar K326 chromosome 8, ASM71507v2, whole genome shotgun sequence genomic region:
- the LOC107815175 gene encoding BTB/POZ and TAZ domain-containing protein 1-like, producing MLSPITSEKSNRKISSFIKSKNSVIMSRENFGSDADGFYGEISEADVHIITSSGLRIPTHSTLLAAASTVLESILLRPQKRRSSDKTIRILGVPCDAVSVFIRFLHSFTCTEEQMERHGIHLLALSHVYLVPQLKQRCTKGLAERLTIENAVDVLQLARLCDAPDLYLKSMKFLSTNFKKVEETEGWKFLQDHDPFLELEILQFMDEAELRKKRTRRHRKELNLYLQLSEAMDCLEHICTEGCTSVGPHNKESSQKRQPCSKFETCQGLQLLIRHFATCKKRANGSCLRCKRMWQLLRLHASVCDQPEDCRVPLCRQFKVKVQQRGDDELWKSLVRKVVSARAMSSLSLPKRKREEEPRMNLSHHQVINFRLAD from the exons ATGCTCTCGCCAATTACTTCGGAAAAATCGAACCGAAAGATATCATCATTCATCAAGTCCAAAAATTCAGTTATCATGTCACGAGAAAACTTTGGTAGCGATGCCGATGGATTTTACGGCGAAATATCTGAAGCCGATGTTCACATCATCACCTCCAGCGGCCTCCGCATTCCAACGCATTCCACCCTTCTG GCTGCTGCGTCGACGGTTCTGGAGAGCATACTACTTCGGCCGCAAAAGCGGCGGAGCTCTGACAAAACCATTCGGATTCTGGGCGTTCCGTGCGATGCCGTTTCCGTGTTCATCCGGTTTCTACATTCCTTCAC GTGCACTGAAGAGCAGATGGAGAGACATGGGATTCATCTGCTAGCACTTTCTCATGTGTACTTGGTACCACAGCTAAAGCAGAGATGCACAAAAGGGTTGGCTGAGAGATTGACGATTGAAAATGCAGTAGATGTTCTTCAACTTGCAAGGCTATGTGATGCACCAGATCTCTACCTCAAGTCCATGAAATTTTTGTCAACCAATTTCAAGAAAGTTGAGGAGACTGAGGGCTGGAAGTTCCTTCAAGATCATGACCCctttcttgaacttgaaatttTACAGTTCATGGATGAGGCTGAGTTG CGAAAGAAGAGGACGAGAAGACACAGGAAGGAGCTGAATTTGTATTTACAGCTCAGCGAAGCCATGGATTGTTTGGAGCATATTTGTACAGAAGGATGTACAAGCGTTGGGCCACATAATAAGGAATCTTCCCAGAAAAGGCAGCCATGTAGCAAGTTTGAGACCTGTCAAGGGCTCCAGCTTCTGATCCGTCATTTCGCTACTTGTAAGAAGAGGGCCAACGGAAGTTGTTTGCGATGCAAGCGCATGTGGCAGCTCCTAAGATTACACGCATCCGTTTGTGACCAACCAGAAGATTGCCGGGTTCCCCTTTGCAG GCAGTTTAAAGTGAAGGTGCAACAAAGGGGAGATGATGAGCTGTGGAAATCACTTGTTAGAAAGGTGGTGTCAGCCAGAGCTATGTCTTCGTTATCTCTGCctaaaagaaagagagaagaggAACCAAGAATGAACTTAAGCCATCATCAAGTGATAAACTTTAGGTTGGCAGATTAG
- the LOC107767265 gene encoding leucine-rich repeat receptor-like serine/threonine/tyrosine-protein kinase SOBIR1, whose product MAFTASQIHFFFFSLFAFLLIAVQARLNLYPRDHAALLLVQKDLGIQGQRIALRCNSATISCERRKANRTQLLRVTRIDFRSNGLTGTLSPAIGKLSELKELSLPNNQLFDQIPVQILECRKLEVLDLGNNLFSGKVPSELSSLLRLRILDLSSNELSGNLNFLKYFPNLEKLSLADNMFTGKIPPSLKSFRNLRFLNISGNSFLEGPVPAMSQVEHLSADLDRNTFVPKRYILAENSTSSNQISALAPNSNSGNAPAPAPSHSVAPIHKSNNRKKRKVRAWFLGFFAGSFAGAISAVLLSVLFKLVMFFVRKGKTDGTLTIYSPLIKKAEDLAFLEKEDGVASLEMIGKGGCGEVYRAELPGSNGKIIAIKKIIQPPMDAAELTEEDTKALNKKMRQVKSEIQILGQIRHRNLLPLLAHMPRPDCHYLVYEYMKNGSLQDILQQVTEGTRELDWLGRHRIAVGIAAGLEYLHINHSQCIIHRDLKPANVLLDDDMEARIADFGLAKALPDAHTHITTSNVAGTVGYIAPEYHQTLKFTDKCDIYSFGVVLAVLVIGKLPSDEFFQHTPEMSLVKWLRNVMTSEDPKRAIDPKLIGTGFEEQMLLVLKIACFCTLENPKERPNSKDVRCMLTQIKH is encoded by the coding sequence ATGGCCTTCACTGCTTCACAAATccacttctttttcttctcccttTTCGCCTTTTTACTTATTGCTGTTCAAGCAAGACTGAATCTTTATCCACGAGATCATGCTGCACTTTTGCTTGTCCAAAAAGACCTGGGCATCCAAGGTCAACGCATTGCTCTACGCTGCAACTCTGCAACAATATCCTGTGAAAGGCGAAAGGCAAACAGAACAcaattgttgagagtcacccgtATTGACTTCAGATCCAATGGATTGACTGGAACTTTATCTCCTGCCATTGGAAAACTTTCTGAGCTCAAAGAACTCTCTCTTCCAAACAACCAACTCTTTGACCAAATCCCAGTTCAGATTCTTGAATGCCGTAAACTGGAGGTCCTTGACCTTGGAAACAATCTGTTTTCTGGGAAAGTTCCATCTGAATTATCATCTCTACTCCGCCTTCGAATTCTTGATCTTTCTTCAAATGAGTTGTCTGGGAATCTTAACTTCTTGAAGTATTTTCCCAACTTAGAAAAACTCTCTTTAGCTGATAACATGTTCACTGGAAAAATACCCCCTTCTTTGAAATCTTTCAGAAATCTCCGTTTCCTTAATATTTCAGGAAACAGTTTTCTTGAAGGTCCTGTGCCTGCTATGAGTCAAGTTGAGCACTTGTCAGCAGATTTGGATCGGAACACCTTCGTTCCAAAACGTTACATTCTTGCTGAAAATTCGACAAGCTCAAATCAGATATCAGCACTGGCACCTAATTCCAATTCAGGAAATGCCCCAGCTCCAGCACCGAGTCATAGTGTCGCTCCAATCCATAAAAGTAATAACaggaagaaaaggaaagtcaGAGCGTGGTTTCTTGGTTTCTTTGCTGGTTCTTTCGCAGGAGCTATATCTGCGGTACTCTTATCAGTTCTCTTTAAGCTGGTAATGTTTTTCGTCCGAAAGGGAAAGACTGATGGAACTTTAACAATATACAGTCCACTGATTAAGAAAGCCGAGGATTTGGCCTTCTTAGAGAAAGAAGATGGAGTAGCATCACTTGAAATGATTGGAAAAGGTGGATGTGGAGAAGTTTATAGAGCTGAGTTACCAGGAAGTAATGGGAAGATTATAGCTATAAAGAAGATTATACAACCCCCAATGGATGCTGCAGAACTCACCGAGGAAGATACCAAGGCTTTGAACAAGAAAATGCGACAGGTAAAATCAGAAATTCAAATTCTTGGTCAAATCAGACACAGGAATCTGCTTCCCTTACTGGCACATATGCCTAGGCCAGACTGCCATTACTTGGTATATGAATATATGAAAAATGGGAGCTTACAAGATATCCTCCAGCAAGTCACAGAAGGGACAAGGGAATTAGATTGGTTGGGACGACACCGAATTGCAGTAGGGATAGCTGCTGGACTTGAGTATCTCCATATAAACCACAGTCAATGCATAATTCACAGAGATCTAAAGCCAGCAAATGTCCTTCTTGACGATGATATGGAAGCTCGAATTGCTGATTTTGGACTTGCAAAAGCACTTCCAGATGCCCATACACATATTACGACTTCAAATGTTGCAGGAACTGTGGGATATATAGCACCAGAATACCATCAGACACTGAAGTTTACAGATAAGTGTGATATATACAGCTTTGGTGTGGTGTTGGCAGTGCTGGTTATAGGAAAGCTTCCATCAGATGAATTTTTCCAGCACACGCCTGAGATGAGTTTAGTGAAGTGGCTGAGAAATGTAATGACTTCTGAGGATCCAAAAAGGGCAATTGATCCAAAGCTGATAGGAACTGGATTTGAGGAGCAAATGCTTTTGGTTCTCAAGATAGCTTGCTTTTGTACTCTGGAAAATCCAAAGGAGAGGCCTAACAGTAAGGATGTTAGGTGTATGTTAACTCAGATCAAGCATTAA